The Cuculus canorus isolate bCucCan1 chromosome 3, bCucCan1.pri, whole genome shotgun sequence DNA window CGAAAGCTTTACTTCTACAGTAAATATAAGAGGCTTGTGTAAGtttcttatttcaaaagagGAAGTTCCCAACTCCAGTTGAGAAACAAGCAGTTAACTGGCTCTTActggtttgtgttttcctaGAGATGCATGGAAGGAACAGTTATATTATATTCTTCCTTCTGTAACGATGCTAACTTCCAAAATATCCATTGCCAGCCCCTCTCTCCTTTGCCCCACTAGCAATCCACGGCCTGAAATTTCATAACATGAATTAGTACGACACACACCAAATAGGTGAGTTGATGACTCCCTGATATCAGTGACTCCATGGTTCTCctgctattattttttacatttatgaAGTGACTCGCTGTGTGTTAGCAGATGAGTTTTGCCCTTGTGCAGAATACAGAAGATAGATTGTTGTCAAGATAAGGATGATGACACCAATGTCCTCTGTGCTTacagcagagcagtgaaatGATGAATACTTGTATACGAGTGTGTAGGGGGAAagctggaaggggaaaaggctAGTTATAGATAGGCTTGCTTGTATAGAACATTTTTAAGTACCATCCTGAAGAACTcggtatttttaaaacatgatacTTACGTGGCagatataaaaaagaaacagatgcaTTGAGCAGCTTCAAGAGTCAgacttaaaaaaaggaaagtcacCTCCTCTGTCCTTACACTTCCCTGCCCATAGGAAGAAGACAAGCATATGATATACAGAGCTACTCAATGGTCAAATCAATTTCTTCTAATTTAAGCTTGTGTTCGTCTCTGATATCTTCTCTAGAGCCTATTTAAAGATGTATCTTTCATCATTGCTACTTTCGTATACCTTCTTGAACATAATAGCTGTATTAGCTGTGACAGTTTATCTCAGCTGAATGGAGGAAAGACACCCAAGGAAAACTGTGAGCAGAATACAGCAGCATCTTACATAGTCCTTTAGTCTTCCCTAGTTTTGTCACATTTACTATTAtcacttaattttatttcaaaaccttTCCATTACAAAAATGTCTATGGACACAATCAAGTTTGATTCACATGGCAAGCTGTTATCAGCTCTGTTTTTAGCCTGAAGCAATATCTAATTACATTAGTGGagaggcttttattttcaaagtaatgGTTTTGGAATAGGGAACTTCCCTCTAAAGAGCAAGTGAAAGCTGCCTCTCCCAGACCTCTGTTGTGCTCTTGCTAGAGGTGCTCCATAATCTCTGTCTGCATCATATTTCTTAGATCACCGCATTATTTCAGAGTCTTATCTCTAAGCGTTGTGCTAGTGACTCCTGCTGCAGCCTTACTTTTAGGGTGTTCCTACCTGATATTAGGAAATTCTCAACGGCATCTAAATTAAGCTAATTAGATTGTGGTGCACACCTAAGGCACATAGCTGTTATTCAAGTTATCTATGGAAGAAGTAGTGTGTGATGCTAATATTCACAAGCACCTGGTGGAGTGAAAAGCTACCACACAGAATCTTTGTGCTCCATAAGCTGCTCCTAGGCAAGGGACAATTAGTGCAGGTCACAGATCTACTCTGTTTGATAGAGAAGGGTTTAATACAGGGTCAACTAACCTTGTCAGGACTTTTAGGTTTTCAGTCTCTCATCATGCAACAATAGAGTACTGCAGAATACattgttttagaaatgttttagaGAGTTTTAATACAGCTCAGTGCCTAACTCTGGTGGCATGTTATGCAACAAGATCAAACAAAAAGTATcctaaaaatgtcaaaaatgacattaaaaagaTCGGAGTTTCAAtccaacattttatttcttgcaagCTGCAAATCATGCAGTATGACAGTCTCCTGTCCCAAGTTTTGATACATCATAACATATGAAAGCCACATATGTGGCACTGCCTGACACATAACAATGACTCTCCTGAACCTCAAGCCCGGATAATTTTTCAGCAGCCaatttctccagctgcagtcTGATCAAATCAATATAATCCTTTTTCTGAATAAGAACATTGATACACAGCAGGTTGAAGTGCATGCTTTCAGTGGTAGGATGCACAgtactgtttgttttcctcttttttattcCCCATTCTTCTTATCTGACAGCTTTGGCAAAGAATCAGCCACACAACTCTAAAAGAAGCTCTTAGATGTTTCAGTATTTACACACTGTCAAATCAAAGCAATGGCAAAATACAGTTTCTAGTGGTGAAAGAAAGTTTAAAACTTAGTGATGCTTGCAGGGACTGTACTTCCTCTGTCTCAGAGGCAGTTCCAAAGGCTGCAAGCAACTGCAATATCGAGGCATATTCTTACACTGGAGGAGAATCACAATTGtgactgcaaggaaaaaaaaactagagGAGCTTAAGAAAAACAGTGCATGTGATGACATAGGAAATCTGTGAAAATTAAGTCcctatatttaaagaaaagtaatttttgcagCCCACAAAAATCCTAAGTGGTAATGTAACTGCTGCAAATAATGATTTAAGGATGCTGTTACAGTCAATCaatgtatttctaaagaaaaaactttatttttttaaaaaaaatgtaattttacatataaagacattaatttcttaaccatttttaaaattcctaGCACCATTCTTTGCAGTATAATGTAATATCAAACTTTGTTGTTTGCTCTGAAATAGTATTTGTAAGATAAACCCCTGATTCTCTCTCTTCAACTTGGAGGAGCAACAAATTCCCGTtttctgggagaagagatccAACTCTGACATCCAGTGGCCACGGCGTTCATGACATGCTCCTGAAGGTCTCGATCATTTGAAGCTTGGCTTGAAGTGATAAAGTTTTACTTCCCAAATAGATTATTTTAGCacttaaataaacattttcatgtGATTCCCATAAATAAGCATCGTTTGTTTCAGAGaccaagaaaaatataaaatattctgataaTTATATTTAATGGTATTCAGTATAAATAACTTGAAATATCCTAAAATGCTAAATTATTTAGGACTCCCAATCACACAAGCATATTGCCACTGAGTGATAATTATATATAAATCTGCATctgtgcacacagacacacttaCATATACGCTCTCCTTCTCCACAGTCACCTAGTTTTCCTAAACTTGAAATGAAATTGCCCATGTGCAGCCACCCATTTTGCACAGACCAAAGAAGAAAGACGCCTaataacagattttattttcctgtggaaGAAGGAGTGAAGGTAAAGTGAATATAATTGAATATAATTCTTCAAAGCTAGCATCTGAAACTTTGTATTCTTCAAGCAAAACTTGAAGTTGGGTAATTACCTGTAAATATTTGTTACTTGCCCATTGGCTggtatacattttttttttttgtcctagtATTGTTAAGCTCATCTGGTACTCTCAGAGGAATTTTTAATCAAATCCAACATAAAGTGAGGTATTGGTGCATCTTTTCCCAGAGCTCTGGATGACTGATTGCATCTGGCCCGCTATCAGCTTGCTGGATATTTCAGCTTTACATTTCCCTTTCAGggtggtatttttttaactttaacaCCTGTTTGGTTTAATGCAGCTATTACTCGTAGaaactcctgcagcagctgcaagagATGGATAAGTTTTGGGGGTTCTCTTCCATTCCAGAGATGGATTGATTATTTTAATCAATACACTGCCTGGCTTAGAGTTTCCAAGATGATAATGAAAACAACTCTGAAATCAGCCCCACTCATCACCGTGTTGGCACTCAAGATCAAAAGTTAGCATCCTTTTGGAGCATCCTgctctttataaaaatatcatttaatatagcatttaaaaaagaaattacagcttTCCCATCTTCAGAATATGTCTTTCTTTGTCCTTCTATGTACCAACATATATAGAAACACCTGAggagttgtgtgtgtgtgtgtgtttgtctcTCTGGAAGCAACCACAGAATGCAACTGCTGTATCCAGCTGCTTGCTGCTAAGTAAGCCTTGATAGTAAAGACTGAACAGATCctcatgaaaataataataatgataataaaatagAGTCCTCATGTAGTTCTTTGCAGTAAAAGGAAAGGACATTCAGGACATAGCCTTATTTTCATAAGATGCTCATTTTCAAACAAGGGGTTTAGAATCATCCAGTTTTTCACAGCGCATTTCTGTGGATTTCTTTTGACTACAGGGTGTTTgcaaggacaagaagaaatagtTCAGTGTCCTACTGGAAAATTTCTGGCAATGTGTCcttcctattttaaaacaagtaatGAAAACCACTACTATCACAGAAACCCATGAAtcatttaatgcattttaaacttAATATTATGTAAGCTCTTCAagagagctgaaaaagaaagactacTCATTTTGGTGGACGGTTTATTTCAAGCTCCACTTTAACCAAAGACAATTTATAGTTTTTCTATCTCCTTGTGAGTTTAACATTCATGTAAAATGCTATCTGCACAGTAAAAAGATCTTGTTCAACAGTGATAATTTCACTTTAAATCACTTGAAGGtttgtagtggtaggactaagggcaatgagtataaactggagatgggcagatttagactagacatagggaggaatttcttcacgatgagggtggtgaggcactggcacaggttgcccagggaagttgtggctgccccatccctggaggtgttcaaggccaggttggatggggccttgagcagcctgatctagtgggaggtgtccctgcccatggcaggggggttggaactggatgatctttaaggtcccttccaactcaaaccattctatgattctatgattctatgattctatgaacctgCTTGGCTGCAAATCCTCCCTTGGGAAAAGCAACCAAGAGCCCTGTGCCTTACAAAGAAACAGGGATGGGACCTGCAGTGCTTTGCCTCAGCTATATGCCACAAAAGGAACTTTACCAAAGCACTTATTTTGGGAGGATCCACAAATGCTGCATGCTTCTTTAGCTTTTTTCTCTGGGAACTTCTTGTACATGAGCCACCACAGAAAGTGCTATGTTGTCCCCTGACCAAGCTGAGGGCTAACAAAaaggagtggtttgggttgctCTTGGCATCTCCTGGTGATTCTTCTGggagctttttctttcttcagagcCAGACATCCTTCAACAGCTCTTcaggaagcaaaatgaaactttttttttaatagaattatagaatcattaaggttggaaaagacctctaagatcatccagtccaaccatcagcccaacactacaATGCCTAAtaaaaccatgtcctgaagtgacACATCTATGTGTtttctgaacacttccagggatggagactccactgcttccctgagcagctcgttccaatgcctcaccactctttcagtaaagatttccctaatacccaatctaaacctctgcaggtgcaacttgaggtcatttcctcttacTGTACAAAATGTACAAATGTACAGAGACAACCCCAAGAGCTGGGACACACTGCACCCTGAGGCATGGTCCTCAGGCCTCATCTTCACCAGCgaggcagcagggccagggtgAGACAGGTTGGACattaattaggaaaaatttcttcactgaaaaggttatcaggtactggcagaggctgcccaggaaggggCTCGAGTGACATTgctggagctgtttaaaagataggtagacAAGATGCttggggatatggtttagtagtggacaggtacgtttggactggatgacctcaaaggtgttttccaaccaaaccatttgATTCCATGACTACAACTCCCAACATCCCTCCCGGGCACGCATGCACGCTCCCTCCCTTCACCGAGTGCTCCCACTGACCGCCTGGATTTAGTTTGGTTATtctattttagtttttctttattctattttaatttatttttattattttagtttagttttcttttttattttacttttattttttattttacttttcttttctatttccttcccttccctttcccctcttgtctccccttcccctctaTCCCTCCCTCCACTCACACCCCCCGGCACCGCTCACACCCGCCTCTCCCCgccggggggaggggggggagagcGCCGTCCCCGCGTGCAGTTGCGTCACTTCCGGTCGCCCTTCCCATTTCCGCCCATTTCCGCTGCCTACTATCAAGCCCATTTCCGCTGCCTTCGCTCCTCTCCCGCCGCCGCGCTCCTCTCCCGCCGCCCTCCTCTCCCGCCGCCGCCATGACGGACCGGTACACGATCCACAGCCAGCTGGAGCACCTGCAGTCCAAGTACATCGGCACGGGCCACGCCGACACCACCAAGTGGGAGTGGCTGGTGAACCAGCACCGCGACTCCTACTGCTCCTACATGGGCCACTTCGACCTGCTCAACTACTTCGCCATCGCCGAGAACGAGAGCAAGGCCCGGGTCCGCTTCAACCTCATGGAGAAGATGCTGCAGCCTTGCGGGCCGCCCGCCGACAAGCCTGACGAGTCCTAGGCCGCCGCGCCTGCCCCGCCGCCGCTGCTGCCACCCGAGCGCGGGAGCGCCCCCGGCTCCGTGTGCCGCCCCGCCGGGGAGAGGGTGTATCAGTGCCCGTTTCTGCATAGCTTCGGCTCCTTTCTCAGTACAACCGTTccagttttttttattattattatttttaaatggaaaacaataaaatttgCTGGGTGTTTCTAATGTTTTGTTTGGTGATCTGCTGGCAGAGCCCTCAGGTCTTAGTGGAGCGCTGGTTATGCGGTAttaattgtttctgtttcatcAGAACCATCTGACGTGCACATCTTAGATGCTTTACAGGTAGCAGACTCCATACAAACAGCGTCTTCCTAGACAGGCAGATCAGTGCTTTCATACCCAGAGTGTGTTTTGAGGAGAGGAAGCTTGTTGGCACTCAAAAGGGTTTGATTTGCTGTCAGCTTTTATTATGTGGGGATGATTTGGGGTACAATGCAGGTCAATCGCTCTAGTGCTTTAAAACTCCAAAACGTGTTTTCTTCTTGCCTAATCTTCCTCTCACCTGTACTTTGAATTTCCAAAACTTGATTCTTTCCGATCCAActtcactactttttttttcactagtgcTTTCTAGTCATCTAGTGATTAAAACTTTTTCTGCATAGCGCTAAAGTGTATTAATGTGGGCTTAGACACTTTTAATATGGAATAAGCGATGCAGAGGCTTGGGAAAAGCTAAATGGTTTTGCCAGGTGACTTCTCCAAATTTCCTTCCCAAGAAGAACATAAGGGTTACTCACTactattttgaagtaaaatgcCTTGAGGTGACACGATCTTGGATCAAGCTGCAAACCGAACTGATGTTGATTTTGATTTGTTACTTGAAATAGGTTTTCTGTTCGCTTGTcatagtaaaaataatttttgagttCTAACGAATGGTAAGGCCTCAGTAAAACTTAGGGATGTGTTGCTTGGAGAAATTAGGT harbors:
- the SF3B5 gene encoding splicing factor 3B subunit 5 — encoded protein: MTDRYTIHSQLEHLQSKYIGTGHADTTKWEWLVNQHRDSYCSYMGHFDLLNYFAIAENESKARVRFNLMEKMLQPCGPPADKPDES